The nucleotide sequence CTTATCATTATGGCTGAAGTGCCTCATGATAAAGCTGCTGCTTCGGTAGATTTAAAACTACAACCAACACGTACTCTAATTTTTGGAAATCCAAAAATAGGAACACTTTTAATGCAAAGTAATCAAAAAATTGGGTTAGATCTTCCTTTAAAAATATTAGTACACGAAACTGACAATGGAGAAGTTTTTGTGTCTTATTATAACGCAACTTTTTTAGCGAATCGCTATCAAATCACTGATAAAGATGAAGTGGTTAATAAAGTAAATGGCGCGTTAAACGGTATTACTGATGCTGTTATTTCAGAATAGCCACATCTAGTAATTGATTGACTAATTGATGAAAAACCTGCTCTTAAGCAGGTTTTTCTATTTACACTTCACAACAAATTAATACTCCAATTTTTTTCCTTATTTTTAAATCAATAAATTAATGTATTAAACTCTCTAAGTATGAAACTCAAAACATATCTCCTATCCTTTAGTTTAATTATCGGATTCATCATCACATCTTTTGCACAAACTACTGGCCCCGAAAAAGGATCATTAGTTATTGTTGGTGGTGGTAGAATGGATGAAAATGTCACTAAAAAATTTATGGAACTTGCAGGTGGTGAAAATGCAACTATTGTTGTGGTTCCTACAGCGGCTGGAAGAGCAAGTTACGATCAAAATTTAGGCATTGCGAATTTATTTAGGCGTATGGGCGCAGCAAAAGTGACTGTAATTCATACGAATGATAAAAAAGTGGCCAATTCTGAGACGTTCACAGAGCCATTAAAAGAGGCTACTGCCGTTTGGTTTGGAGGCGGACGTCAATGGCGACTCGTAGATTCGTATGCAGGCACTAAAACAGAAAAACTCTTTTGGGAGGTTTTAAATCGTGGAGGTGTAATTGGTGGTTCTTCGGCTGGTGCAAGCATTCAAGGTTCTTATTTAGCTAGGGGGCATACTCAGAACAACCAAAAAATGATGGGCGATCATGAAATAGGGTTTGGTTTTGTAAAAAATATAGCCATCGACCAACATGTGATTGCACGTAATCGTCATTTTGATATGTTTGATATTTTAAAAAATCGCCCAAAATTATTAGGCGTTAGCATAGACGAAGGTACGGCAATCGTGGTACAAGGAAATACTTTTGAAGTAGTTGGGCCAAGCTATGTGATTATGTTTGATGGTACATTTTGGTCACGTGAAGGTAGTAATCTTAAAAATTTACCCTCTAAAGAAAGTTTGTTTTACTTTTTAAGAAATGGAGATCGTTATGATTTAAAAAACAGAAAAGTGATTACAGATTAGTAATTATGGTGTCGAACTAGATACCTGTAATAACTTTCCGTTATAGTATTTATTTCCGTTTAAGGCAAAATTAAAGATATATTCTGCCATTTCTAATGCAGAATTTGGTGCTTGATATCCTGGAAATGCTTCTTCTAGCATTTCCGTTTGCACTGCTCCTAAAGCAAGTACATTAAATGATAGGTTTGTTTCTTTGTATTCTTCTGCTAATAATTCTGTTAAAGTAATTACTGCAGCTTTACTAGAACTATAAGTTGCCAGTCCAGGGAATTTTACACTTCCTTGTACTCCTCCCATAGAACTAATAGTTAACACATGACCAGTTTTCATAAATGGAATGACAGTACGAATCATCTCAGATACTCCAAATACATTTGTTCTATAAATATTTTCAAAATCTGCAATTGTTGTTTCAGCAAATGGTTTGTGAAGTAGTGCTCCTGCATTATTAATTAACACATTTACTTCTTTCCAATTATCTTTAATAAAATTTTCAATTTTTATATACGCACTTGAATCACTTAAATCAAATGGAAACGTTGTAACATTTTCTAATTTTAAATCTTTAACAGGTGTTTCGTTTCGAGATAGTGCTAATACATTATGGTTTTGCTTAGCAAATAATTTTACTAACTCAAGACCAATTCCTCTACTCGTTCCTGTGATGATGATGTTTTTGGACATATTTTTCAAATAATGTTTAAAGATAAAAATCCTACTTTTTAAAAGCAGGATTTTTTATTATTAGATTCTGTATCAAGTGCGGAATTACAAATCAATTCTTATTAGATTCATACCAGCATTGTTACTGGATTCTCAATAAATCCTTTTAGAGTTTGTAAAAACTGTGCTCCTGTAGCCCCATCAACTGTTCGATGATCACAAGCTAAGGTTAATTTCATAGTGTTACCTACTACAATTTGTCCTTCTTTAACTACTGGTTTTTCTACAATAGCGCCTACAGATAAAATTGCTGAGTTGGGTTGATTTATTATTGATGTAAAACTCTCTATACCAAACATTCCTAAATTAGAAATTGTAAATGTGCTACCTTCCATTTCTTGAGGCGTTAATTTCTTGCTTCTAGAACGACCCGCAAAATCTTTTACCGCTGCTCCAATTTGAGGCAAACTTTGCTCATTAGCAAAACGTACTACTGGAACTACTAGTCCATCTTCAACAGCTACAGCCACACCAATATGAACATGATTATTTAATTGCATTTTATCATCAAACCAACGTGAGTTTACCTGTGGGTGTTGGCGTAAAGCTAAAGCACAAGCTTTAACAATCATATCATTATATGATATTTTAGTATCTGGAATAGAATTAAATTGTTTACGGAATGCTATTGCATTTTCCATATCAAATTCTACATTTAAATAATAATGCGGCGCAGTAAATTTAGATTCACCCAAACGTTTTGCAATTACTTTACGCATTTGTGAGTGTTTAATCTCATCAAAATCTTCTTGGCCAGATGCTACAAATTTCGCTACATTAGTTCCAGATTGAGTAGCAGCTTGTGGCGTATAGTTTTCTACATCACGTTTTACAATTCTCCCATTTTCACCAGAACCTTGTACTTGAGATAAATTTATCCCTTTTTCTTCAGCTATTTTCTTTGCTAATGGAGATGCAAACAGCCTTCCATTTGAAGATACAACAGGTGTTGGTGCTGTATCTATTTTAGTTTCCGATTTCTTGTCTTCAACTTTTTTAGTATCTGCTACATTAGGTTCTTCTAATTTAGTAGAAGTTCCATTTCCATTTACTTTAAAATTACTTGCAACTTTAGATACATCTGTTCCTGCTGGTCCGATGATTGCTAAAAGTGCATCTACTTTTGCTGTATCTCCTTCTTGAATTCCAATATGAAGCAAAGTTCCTTCATTAAAGGATTCAAATTCCATAGTTGCTTTATCAGTTTCTATTTCTGCAAGAATATCGCCTTCTTCAACTTTATCTCCTACTTTTTTTAGCCAAGATGCAACGGTCCCTTCTTCCATTGTGTCACTTAAGCGTGGCATAGTAACCACAATAACATCTTTAGGTAATTCTACATTTTCATTTGCAAAATCAACATCTGACGCATCCTTAGATTTATCTCCACTTTCTTCAGGGATAACATCCGATTTAGAAACTTCAGCGTTTAATAATGTAGAAATATCTTCTCCTTCTTCTCCAATTATGGCTAATAACGCATCTACTTTTGTCGTTTCTCCTTCTGCCACACCAATATGAAGTAAAGTCCCTTCATGAAATGACTCAAACTCCATAGTCGCTTTATCAGTTTCTATTTCTGCAAGAATATCTCCTTCTTCAACTTTATCTCCAATTTTTTTTAACCAAGTTGCAACGGTTCCTTCTTCCATTGTGTCACTCAAACGTGGCATATTTATGATTTCTGCCATAGCTTATAATTTATGTTGTAAAAATGGATAATCTTCTTGCTCATAAACTGCATCATACATCACATTCTTCTCTGGGTATGGAGAATCTTCTGCAAATTGCTCACATTCTTTAACCATATCTTTAACGCGTTTATCTATTGTAGATAACTCATCCTCAGTTGCATAATTCTTTTCAAGTATTATATTCTTTACTTGAGTAATCGGATCTATTTTTTTATACTCTTCAACTTCATCTTTTGTTCTATAATGCTGTGCATCACTCATTGAGTGCCCTCTATATCTGTATGTTTTCATTTCTAAAAATGTAGGCCCATCTCCTCTACGTGCTCTTTGTATAGCTTCATCAAAAGCTTCGGCAACTTTTATAGGGTTCATACCATCTACAGGACCGCAAGGCATTTCATAACCTAAACCTAGTTTCCATACTTCGGTGTGATTAGCTGTTCTTTCTACAGAAGTTCCCATTGCATATCCATTATTCTCACAAACAAAAATTACTGGTAATTTCCATAACATTGCTAAGTTAAAAGACTCATGTAAAGATCCTTGTCTTGCAGCCCCATCTCCAAAGCAACATATTGTTACTGCATCACTATCATGGTACTTATCTCCAAACGCAATTCCTGCTCCTAAAGGAATTTGACCTCCAACAATACCATGTCCTCCATAAAAGCGATGTTCTTTAGAAAAGATATGCATCGACCCACCTAAACCATGAGAAGTACCTGTTGCTTTACCATACAATTCAGCCATAACACGTTTAGGATCTACACCCATACCAATAGGCTGCACATGATTACGATAAGCCGTTATCATCTTATCTTTTGTTAAATCCATCGCGTGTAAGGCACCAGCTAATATAGCTTCTTGACCATTGTATAAATGAAGAAATCCTCTTACTTTTTGTTGAATGTATACTGCGGCAAGTTTATCTTCAAACTTTCTCCAAAACAGCATATCTTCATACCATTTAACATACGTCTCTTTAGTGATTTTTTGCATCGACTAAGTATTACATTTTAATTAAGTTATTAGCAAAAATAACACTTTGATTGGTATAGAAAAACAGTTAATGGTTAAATTTATACGAAAACATTATAGAATCAATTTTGAAAACAAAAAAAGCTATTACTTATTGTAATAGCTTTTTTTGTTACATTATGGTTTAAGAATTTTTAATATTCTTGATAAGTATTACTACCAAAGTTAAATGTTAGCGAAAAACGTAATGTATTTTCTAAAGGGCTTTGAACATTTGATGCTGAAAACAAATAAGATACATCTATATTAATAGTTGTATATTTAAATCCTGCTCCCAAAGCAAAAAACTTTCGAGCTCCTTTATCTTCATTTTCATTAAAATATCCAGCTCTAAGAGCAAATGCATCTTGATAAGAGTACTCAGCTCCTAAAGCCCATGTAAATTCTTGCAACTCTTCACTAATTCCTCCTGGAGCATCTCCAAAAGATTGAAAAAGCCCTGATAAAAAGTTAACATCATCTGATTGACCATCAATAATTACATCTCTTCTAACTGGGTTATTAGGAAACCCTATTAAAGATTCGTCTGCTTCATCAAATACACCATTTCCATTAAGATCTTCAAATTCAAATTCACGACCAGTAATTGGAGGTGTAGGCACTAATAATTTAGTAAATTCGGTTGTTACTGCTAATTTATTATCATTAGAGAATATAAAATCAAATCCACCTCCCAATCTTAATGTTGTAGGTAAAAAGTTTTCTCTACCTGAATCATCAAACTTTATAGTTGGGCCAAGGTTTTGTATTGCAAATCCACCTCTCCAGCGGCCATTAAAATCATTATATGCAATTTCTTCACTCTGGTAATATCCTCCAATATCGACACCAAAAGAACTTGCTGCTCTGGCATTTTGATCTACTGCTTGAATTCTAAGATCTGATCTTAAATAACGTAAACCAACAGCTAATGCAAATTGATCTGATAATCTTAAGGTATAAGATCCATCAATTGTTAGTTCGTTAGGACTTTCGATTAATGCATCAGATAATGCGTCTTGTCTAATCTCAATGTCTCCAAGTCCAAAATATCTAAAACTAGCAGCAAAAGCACTACGGTCATTTAATCTATTATAATAAGTCACACTCCCTAAAAAAATATCGTTTACTAACTGACTTAAGTATGGTGTGTAACTCACTGCGATACCTGATTTAGCCTCAGAAAAAGCATATTTTGATGGATTCCACTGTTGAGAATATGCATCTGGAGATGTTGCTACACCTATATCTCCTTGTCCAGCCGCTCTTGCATCTGACGCAATTAGTAAAAAAGGCACTCCCGTAGTAATTACTCTACTATCCTGATCGGGAATAATAGTAGTCGTTGTTTGTGCATTTAATTGAACTATAAAACCTAGTATGGTTATAATTATAATGTAGTACTTTTTCATATTTTAATAAATGGTTAATGTTTATAATCGGGGTAAATTAACATTATTAGCAAATATAATTTAATATTAGAGTATAACAAGTTTTTCTATTTTTTCTACTTGCTTATTCAATTGGTTAGAGCGGACAGTTAATTTATATACATATACTCCTTTTCCTATTTTATCTCCAAAATCATCTCTACCATCCCAAACAATATCTCTAGATAATGAACTTGTTGATTTACCATCTCCATTAGTTTGTCCATTTATTGTTCTTACCAATTTACCAGAGACAGTGAATATCTGTACTGAAACGTCTAAAACCTCAGAACTATTGTGATTAAACCAAAATTCTGTGTAATTCACAAAGGGATTAGGGTAATTAAGTACATTTTCAATAACTAATTCTTCATTCTCATTATGAACAACAAATTGTATTTCCGATCTTGAAGAATTATTATAAACATCCCAGGCAATAACAGTTAGTGTATGCAATCCTGGTTCTAAATCTCTTAAAGGAAACGTTACTGTTCCTCTTTGGAAATCATCTATATCGGTTTGATAAAAATCATTTAATTTAAAAGGGTTTGTTTCGTCAGAATCTAAAATGGCTAAAATATCATGACCTATACCGCTTGCTGTATTAATTCCACTATCATCAAACAATTTTGCTATTAATGTTGGTGCTTCATTTGTAATGCCTCCAGAAACAAAATTTTCATCATTAAAAAAAACATTAATTGTTGGGCCTTCGGTATCTTCAGGGGCATTCTCATTTAGCCCGCCTATACGTACTTCAAAATTTGCACCAGCCTGATCTTCTGTAGAATTTGTATTTTTAGCATATAAGCTTACTTTACCTGTTCCTTCAGCAATACCTATATCGCGTGGTACAATAAAATTAAAATCAAATGCTCCATTTGTTACACTTACTTGCCCTCTAAAAATGACTTCTCCTAATGTGGTGAAATTTAAAATAGCTGGTTGTCCATTTACAACAACTCCATCATTTCCTAGCGTTGCTCTTTGTACATCTTTATCATAAATCGTTGCCGTTAATATACCATTATAATTATTAAGTATATTACCAGAAGCATCAACTACTTCTCCCTCAAATTTAGCTGAGCTTAATGCTTGTAACAATTGTGTATTATTTGCGATAGGAGTATCATTTATTGTAGTTATTCTTATGTTTGGTTTTGGTTTAGCTAATTTTAGTGCTGGATCTCCTATAAAAAATACAAGTCGACGCTGAGTTATTCGCGATACTCTCGGGTCTGTTTTTGTTAATCTTAATGCTTCTGCTACAGTAGTATTATCATCAAAATTTGCTGGAAACAAATAATCTCTAAGTACTACATTTAAGGATACACCTACAGTTACAAATATTTGCCTAGTAGTTGTTACCAAAGTTATTGCTCCAGCTTCTTCATTTCTAAATAATATTTCACCAGCAGTTTCCCGTAAAGGATTATCAAATCTTGTATACTCACAGGTTACAGTCAAAAAGCAAGTGAGCCTGCATACATTATTAACCTCCTCAGCATCAATTCTATCAAAAATACGCTCATCTGCAATTCCATCTTCGCCTCCATGTCCAAAATAGTTTACCACTAAAGCGCCTACTTCCATTGCATCAAAAATGGCTTGATTTACATCCGGATATCTCGCACCAGCCGCACCCGATTGTTGTTGAAATGCATCTGAATGAATTTTCACAACATTTACAGATGGGATACTTGCCGATATTTGATCTGCAATAGCATCTGTAGTTCCTTGTAATACTGTTTCAAAAGGTTCATCTACGTCGTCGGAGATAGTAACATAATTGTTTCTCCAGTTACCAAAAGATTCTTCTTGATAATATATTTCAACTTTATCTACAAGTTTTTCGGCTTGCTGTGGTGTTTCTGCAATAATTCTACCCATGGCTATATCTAATAAATCAGAATTAGCCATTGTTCCTTCATCCTCATCCATCATTCCAAAAAAATCATCTGAAATAAATGATCCTGTTAAAGAAAAACTATTAAGAGTATGCCAAGACGGAACTACATTAGTATTCCCCGGTATTCTATTTTTATAATCAAAACTTCCTTCTCCAAAAAGGCATACATATTTTAATCTATTCTCTGGAGAACTTGCATTATTATAAATATATCTAATAAAATTACGTATCCCGGCGGCATCTTGATTACCAGAACTAAATTCATTATAAATATCTTGTAATAAATATACTTTTACATTTAAATTATTACGCTCTCTATTAATCTGTGCTAGTCGTTCTGCTTGAGATAACATATCTTGACGCGTGATAATAACATAATCTATATCTTCAAATTCCCCTTGGCCATTTAAAAATACTGTTCCTTTTAAATTTTGATTATCAACTCTGGATTGATTCTCTCGTTGAGGCTCAAAATAATCTGAAGGATCTACTGCAATATAATGGCGTTGTTCTCCTAATTGTGCTTTAAATTGTATTGTTGCATTGCTCTCACTATTCACAAAACTTGTGATATTATGCTCATCTGTTACATCCCAAACTTCAGAAATGTTTGTCGCGTTAGATATTTCATATTGCCCAATTCCTGATTGTGTAACAATATCATTATTAGTAAAACCAAATTGAGAATCTACGTAAGTTAATTGTCTTCTAGCTTCAATAGAAATATAATCTAGATATCCTACTGATGTTGGGTTTCCATTATTATTATAGTTCAAGTTTATTGAAATATCTGAGGAATTTACCGTAACGTCTCCTATAAAAGCATCTTCTCTTGCAAGATTAATATCATCTATAGCATTAAATGTAAAGTTATCTATATTATTACCATTAACATTGAGCTCCATAGTAGTTGGCACTGCCCCAGTTGCAGCTGTAAATACTCTTAATCGTATTGGTTCACTCGTTATAATATTTGGAAAACTGAAATTAAATGTTTGATCATTTTCAAAATCAAATCGATTTCCAAACCACCTTCTTCCTAGGTTAACAAGATTAAACTCATCTATTTCATGAAACTGATATTCATCAAATGTATTTATAACTGTTGTTGCCGCTCCTCCAGGTTCTATAAGTGGTTGTATGCGTTTACCATTGTTAGGAGAGATATTTATAAAATAATGTGCTCTGTCTGTAAACACATTAATATTAGTATTATTTTCTTGATTAAACCCTCGAGGTCCTTCAGCATAAAATAATATAAAGTCTTCATTATCAAAACTACCATCATCTTCACCTACGACTTGGATAGCATTTTCTACCAAATCTAAGGGATAAAATACAGAATTCCTTAGAGGTAGTATTTCTCCACCTTGACCATAAATTTTAATTGTTCTTGGATTTACATTATTTGTGTTAACCCCTAAATCATTTAAAAAACGTCTCGTTAATCTAAAAACTCCTGTAGTATCAACATAAAAGCGATACCAATCTCCTTGATTTAAAACTGAATTTATTATGGCATTACTGTTATTTGCAGCATTTACACTACTAACATTCAAGCTATTTCGATTTAATGTTGAATAGTTTACTGTAAAATTATTTACTTTTTTATAATTCCCGTTATCGTTTATAATTGGGGTTACTTCTAAAAATGCAAAACTATCATTTCTAGCATTTGATGTTTTTAAATGAACTTCAATACTATTTGGAATCGTATTTAAATTGACATCTTTTAATTCATTAAGACTTATTGGGCTATATGACACATTTGAAAGTAAAACAGAGTTTTTATCTATCAATCCATTATGTTTCCATTGTGCTATGAATAATAAACCTTCATTATGTGTATAAGAAAAATGTTCTTCATCAAAAGAGGGGAC is from Flavobacteriaceae bacterium and encodes:
- a CDS encoding SDR family oxidoreductase, with protein sequence MSKNIIITGTSRGIGLELVKLFAKQNHNVLALSRNETPVKDLKLENVTTFPFDLSDSSAYIKIENFIKDNWKEVNVLINNAGALLHKPFAETTIADFENIYRTNVFGVSEMIRTVIPFMKTGHVLTISSMGGVQGSVKFPGLATYSSSKAAVITLTELLAEEYKETNLSFNVLALGAVQTEMLEEAFPGYQAPNSALEMAEYIFNFALNGNKYYNGKLLQVSSSTP
- a CDS encoding T9SS C-terminal target domain-containing protein, with amino-acid sequence MKKITFCLLFLFVYVAFSQQKSFEIKWDKTITLSTETSTINVPSFDEEHFSYTHNEGLLFIAQWKHNGLIDKNSVLLSNVSYSPISLNELKDVNLNTIPNSIEVHLKTSNARNDSFAFLEVTPIINDNGNYKKVNNFTVNYSTLNRNSLNVSSVNAANNSNAIINSVLNQGDWYRFYVDTTGVFRLTRRFLNDLGVNTNNVNPRTIKIYGQGGEILPLRNSVFYPLDLVENAIQVVGEDDGSFDNEDFILFYAEGPRGFNQENNTNINVFTDRAHYFINISPNNGKRIQPLIEPGGAATTVINTFDEYQFHEIDEFNLVNLGRRWFGNRFDFENDQTFNFSFPNIITSEPIRLRVFTAATGAVPTTMELNVNGNNIDNFTFNAIDDINLAREDAFIGDVTVNSSDISINLNYNNNGNPTSVGYLDYISIEARRQLTYVDSQFGFTNNDIVTQSGIGQYEISNATNISEVWDVTDEHNITSFVNSESNATIQFKAQLGEQRHYIAVDPSDYFEPQRENQSRVDNQNLKGTVFLNGQGEFEDIDYVIITRQDMLSQAERLAQINRERNNLNVKVYLLQDIYNEFSSGNQDAAGIRNFIRYIYNNASSPENRLKYVCLFGEGSFDYKNRIPGNTNVVPSWHTLNSFSLTGSFISDDFFGMMDEDEGTMANSDLLDIAMGRIIAETPQQAEKLVDKVEIYYQEESFGNWRNNYVTISDDVDEPFETVLQGTTDAIADQISASIPSVNVVKIHSDAFQQQSGAAGARYPDVNQAIFDAMEVGALVVNYFGHGGEDGIADERIFDRIDAEEVNNVCRLTCFLTVTCEYTRFDNPLRETAGEILFRNEEAGAITLVTTTRQIFVTVGVSLNVVLRDYLFPANFDDNTTVAEALRLTKTDPRVSRITQRRLVFFIGDPALKLAKPKPNIRITTINDTPIANNTQLLQALSSAKFEGEVVDASGNILNNYNGILTATIYDKDVQRATLGNDGVVVNGQPAILNFTTLGEVIFRGQVSVTNGAFDFNFIVPRDIGIAEGTGKVSLYAKNTNSTEDQAGANFEVRIGGLNENAPEDTEGPTINVFFNDENFVSGGITNEAPTLIAKLFDDSGINTASGIGHDILAILDSDETNPFKLNDFYQTDIDDFQRGTVTFPLRDLEPGLHTLTVIAWDVYNNSSRSEIQFVVHNENEELVIENVLNYPNPFVNYTEFWFNHNSSEVLDVSVQIFTVSGKLVRTINGQTNGDGKSTSSLSRDIVWDGRDDFGDKIGKGVYVYKLTVRSNQLNKQVEKIEKLVIL
- a CDS encoding pyruvate dehydrogenase complex dihydrolipoamide acetyltransferase, coding for MAEIINMPRLSDTMEEGTVATWLKKIGDKVEEGDILAEIETDKATMEFESFHEGTLLHIGVAEGETTKVDALLAIIGEEGEDISTLLNAEVSKSDVIPEESGDKSKDASDVDFANENVELPKDVIVVTMPRLSDTMEEGTVASWLKKVGDKVEEGDILAEIETDKATMEFESFNEGTLLHIGIQEGDTAKVDALLAIIGPAGTDVSKVASNFKVNGNGTSTKLEEPNVADTKKVEDKKSETKIDTAPTPVVSSNGRLFASPLAKKIAEEKGINLSQVQGSGENGRIVKRDVENYTPQAATQSGTNVAKFVASGQEDFDEIKHSQMRKVIAKRLGESKFTAPHYYLNVEFDMENAIAFRKQFNSIPDTKISYNDMIVKACALALRQHPQVNSRWFDDKMQLNNHVHIGVAVAVEDGLVVPVVRFANEQSLPQIGAAVKDFAGRSRSKKLTPQEMEGSTFTISNLGMFGIESFTSIINQPNSAILSVGAIVEKPVVKEGQIVVGNTMKLTLACDHRTVDGATGAQFLQTLKGFIENPVTMLV
- the pdhA gene encoding pyruvate dehydrogenase (acetyl-transferring) E1 component subunit alpha; amino-acid sequence: MQKITKETYVKWYEDMLFWRKFEDKLAAVYIQQKVRGFLHLYNGQEAILAGALHAMDLTKDKMITAYRNHVQPIGMGVDPKRVMAELYGKATGTSHGLGGSMHIFSKEHRFYGGHGIVGGQIPLGAGIAFGDKYHDSDAVTICCFGDGAARQGSLHESFNLAMLWKLPVIFVCENNGYAMGTSVERTANHTEVWKLGLGYEMPCGPVDGMNPIKVAEAFDEAIQRARRGDGPTFLEMKTYRYRGHSMSDAQHYRTKDEVEEYKKIDPITQVKNIILEKNYATEDELSTIDKRVKDMVKECEQFAEDSPYPEKNVMYDAVYEQEDYPFLQHKL
- a CDS encoding peptidase S51, whose product is MKLKTYLLSFSLIIGFIITSFAQTTGPEKGSLVIVGGGRMDENVTKKFMELAGGENATIVVVPTAAGRASYDQNLGIANLFRRMGAAKVTVIHTNDKKVANSETFTEPLKEATAVWFGGGRQWRLVDSYAGTKTEKLFWEVLNRGGVIGGSSAGASIQGSYLARGHTQNNQKMMGDHEIGFGFVKNIAIDQHVIARNRHFDMFDILKNRPKLLGVSIDEGTAIVVQGNTFEVVGPSYVIMFDGTFWSREGSNLKNLPSKESLFYFLRNGDRYDLKNRKVITD